In Streptomyces camelliae, the sequence CCCTCGACGCGATGGCGGCCCTGGTGTGGGAGCGCGGGGAGGACTCCAGGACCCTCCTCCAGGCCCTGCGCGACCCGGACGTACGCGCCGCCGCCCGCGACCTGCTCAAGCTCGTCGGCCTCCCGTTCCCGCCCGCCCCGCCGCGCGAGGAGGTGCGCAGGCCCCGCAGGCATCTGCACAGCCGGCACACCGACAAGCGGGCCATCAGCCACCACTACGACGTCGGCAACGACTTCTACGAGCTCGTCCTGGGCCCGTCCATGGTGTACTCCTGCGCATACTGGGAGGACGGCGGCTCGCTTGAGTCCGCCCAGCGCGACAAGCTCGAACTCATCTGCGCCAAGCTCGGCCTGAAGGAGGGTCAGCGGCTGCTGGACGTCGGCTGCGGCTGGGGCTCGATGGCCATCCACGCGGCCCGCGAGCACGGCGTGAGCGTCGTCGGGATCACCCTTTCCCAGGAACAGGCCGCCTACGCCCGTAAGCGGGTCGCCGACGAGGGACTGGCCGACCGGGTGGAGATCCGCGTCCAGGACTACCGGGACGTGACGGACGGGCCCTTCGACGCCATCTCCTCCATCGGCATGGCCGAACACGTCGGCGCCGAACGCTATCTGGAGTACGCCAACCAGCTGTACACGCTGCTCAAGCCGGGCGGACGGCTGCTCAACCACCAGATCGCCCGCCGTCCGCAGCGCGACGAATCGGCGTACGAGGTGGACGCGTTCATCGACGCCTACGTCTTCCCCGACGGTGAGCTCGCACCCGTAGGCACCACGGTCACCCAGCTGGAGCGCGCCGGGTTCGAGGTGCGGGACGTGGAGTCGATCCGCGAGCACTACGCCCGCACCCTGCGGCAGTGGGTCGCCAACCTGGAGGCGGACTGGGCCCGCGCGGTCCGGCTCACCAGCCCCGGCCGGGCCCGTGTCTGGCGGCTGTACATGGCCGCCTGCGCGCTGGCCTTCGAACGCAACCGCATCGGCGTCAACCAGGTCCTGGCCGTCCGCACTCCGGAGTCGGGTTCTTCCGGGCTGCGGCTGCGCACCCGCACCTGGCACGCCTGACACGGCGAGGGGCCCCGCTCCGGTGACGGAACGGGGCCCCTCGCACTGCCGTACGGCTACTCGGCCTTGATCGCCGTCAGCATGTTGAGCCTGGCCGCGCGCCGGGCCGGCCACAGGGCGGCCAGGACGCCGACCGCGCCCGCCAGCAGCAGGAAGACCGCCATCCGGCCCCAGGGCAGGACCAGTTCGTACGTCGGCATCTTCGTGCCCAGCAGCTGCCCGGCCGCCCAGCCGAAGAACACGCCCAGGCCGACGCCGAGCACGCCGCCGAACAGGGAGATCACCAGGGATTCCAGCCGGACCATCCGCTTGACCGCCTTGCGGTCCAGGCCGATCGCGCGGAGCATGCCGATCTCCTGGGAGCGCTCGAAGACCGACATGGCCAGGGTGTTGATGACTCCGAGGACCGCGACGATCACCGCCATGCCGAGCAGGCCGTAGAGCATGTTCAGCATCGTCGTGAAGATCTTCGCGATGGCGTTGGAGATGTCCTGCTTGTCCTGGACCCTGATGGCAGGGTTGGAGTCGAGAGCCTTGACGAGCCTGTCCTTGGTGGCGCTGGAGGCGCCGCCCGCGGTCTTGACCATGACGTCGCTGTCGGTCGGGTGGGGCAGGTGCGGAGTGAGGGCCTTGTTGTCGACCAGGATCTCCTTGAACATCTCGTTGCCCTTGTAGACACCGGCGACCGTCAGCTTCTGCCGCTTGCCGTCCTCGTAGCGCACGGTGAAGACCGACCCGGCCTTCCAGCCGTGCGACTTGGCGGTGTCCTCGTCCACGGTGACCCGGGAGCCGCTCACCTCGAAGGTGCCCTGCTCCATCTCCAGATGGGTCAGTGCGCCGATCGCGGAGCCGTTGACGCCGGTCAGCACCTCGTTGGAGCCGTCGATCCGGGAGACGGCACGGCGCAGGGGGCTGCTGTCGGTCACGCCGTCGGTCGCGGCGATCTTCTTCGCCACGTCAGGGGAGAGCGGGTCGCCGTTGGTCATCGAGACGACGTAGTCCGCACGCAGCGACGAACTGGCCATCTTGTCGATCGCTGTCTGCAGGCTGCCCGCCATCACCGTCATGCCGGTGATCAGGGTCAGGCCGATCATCAGCGCGGAGGCGGTGGCCGCCGTACGGCGCGGGTTGCGCACCGAGTTCTGCCGGGCCAGCTTGCCCGAGACACCGAAGACACGCAGCACCGGGGCGGCGGCCGCGATCAGCGGCCGGGACAGCAGCGGGGTCAGGATGAACACGCCGATGATGAGCAGCACGGCGCCGATGCCCATCGGAGCCTGGGCGGAGTCGGCGCTCATCGTCGTGGCCGCGAGGACCACCGCGATGCCGGCCCCCGCGAACAGCGCGCCGAACGTGTTGCGCAGCACCAGCGACTTGGTGGTGGCCTTGGCGTGCACGCTGCTCATCGCCGCCACCGGCGGGATCTTCGCAGCCCGGCGGGCGGGCAGCCAGGCGGCCAGCATGGTGATGAGGATGCCGACCGCGAGGGCGGACATGACGGTCCCGGGGGTGATCACCAGCGGCCCGTCGGGCACGCTCGCGCCGAAGGAGCCGAGCAGCGAACGCAGTCCGGCGCCGATGCCGACACCCGCGGCGAGCCCGGCCACACCGGCGACCGCGCCGACCGCGAACGCCTCGATCAGCACCGAGCGGGTGACCTGGCGGCGGGAGGCGCCGACCGCGCGCAGCAGGGCCAGTTCGCGGGTGCGCTGGGCGACCAGCATGGTGAAGGTGTTGGCGATGATGAACGTGCCGACGAACAGCGCGATACCGGCGAACACCAGCAGGGCCTGCTTCAGGCCGCTCATGGAGGCGGCGATCTGCTTCGCCTGGTCGTCGGCGAGCTGCTTGCCGGTGGTGGTCTCCACCAGATGCGCGGGCAGGGCCTTGTCCAGCTCGGCCTTCAGCGCGGACTGGCTGGTGCCGGCCGCGGCCTTGACGTCGATCTCGTCGTACGTGCCCGCCTTGTCGAACAGCTTCTGCGCGGTCGGCGTGTCGAACAGGGCGAGGCTGCCGCCGGCGGAGACGTTGCCGTCGTCGGTGGTGAAGATGCCGGCCAGGGTCGGGGTGAGGACAGGGCCGTTCACGGACAGGCGCACGGTGTCGCCGACCCGGTAGCCGGCGCGCTCGGCGGTCCTGGAGTCGAGCAGGACCTCACCCGCACCGCGCGGGGCGTGACCGCTCACCAGCGGGTAGCGGGCGTCCTTGGTGCTCCAGTAATTGCCGCCGTTGGACTGCCAGTCGCCGCCGACCAGCTTGCCGTCCTTGTCGGCGACGGCGGTGAAGCCGCTGACGACACCGGTCGCGGAGGCGGCGCCGGGGACCTTCGCGGCCTTGTCCAGGACCCCCTGGGTCAGATCGGACAGCTTGCCGACCTGGTCGCCCTTGGAGTCCTGGTACTTGGGCTGTACGGCGACGTCGACCTGGTCGAAGCCCTTGGCGGAGCTCTTCTGGTAGGCGTCGGAGACGGTGTTGGTGAAGACGAGCGTCCCGGACACGAACGCCACGCCGAGCATGACGGCGAGCACGGTCATCAGGAGCCGGGCCTTGTGCGCGAGGACGTTGCGCAGGGCGGTGCGGAACATCAGGAGGTCCGGCCCTTCGCGTCGAACTGCTTCATTGTGTCGAGGACGGCGTCGGCGGTGGGGCCGTGGATCTCGTCCACGATCCGGCCGTCGGCCAGGAAGACCACGCGGTCCGCGTAGGCGGCGGCGACCGGGTCGTGGGTCACCATGACGACGGTCTGGCCCAGTTCGCGCACGGAGTTGCGCAGGAAGCCCAGCACCTCGGCGCCGGAGCGCGAGTCGAGGTTTCCGGTCGGCTCGTCGCCGAAGATGATGTCCGGCTTGGAGGCGAGGGCGCGGGCGACCGCCACGCGCTGCTGCTGGCCGCCGGAGAGCTGGGAGGGCCGGTGGCTGAGCCGCCTGGACAGCCCGACCATCTGGATGACCTGATCCAGCCACTGCTTGTCGGCCTTCCGGCCCGCGATGTCCATCGGAAGGGTGATGTTCTCCAGGGCGGTCAGTGTCGGCAGCAGGTTGAAGGCCTGGAAGATGAAGCCGATCTTGTCCCGGCGGAGCTTG encodes:
- a CDS encoding SAM-dependent methyltransferase; the encoded protein is MADAASRLRSLAEQVLGTPLPLRLRAWDGSQAGPPDAPALVVRNRRALRRMLFKPGELGLARAWVAGDLDIEGDLYTALDAMAALVWERGEDSRTLLQALRDPDVRAAARDLLKLVGLPFPPAPPREEVRRPRRHLHSRHTDKRAISHHYDVGNDFYELVLGPSMVYSCAYWEDGGSLESAQRDKLELICAKLGLKEGQRLLDVGCGWGSMAIHAAREHGVSVVGITLSQEQAAYARKRVADEGLADRVEIRVQDYRDVTDGPFDAISSIGMAEHVGAERYLEYANQLYTLLKPGGRLLNHQIARRPQRDESAYEVDAFIDAYVFPDGELAPVGTTVTQLERAGFEVRDVESIREHYARTLRQWVANLEADWARAVRLTSPGRARVWRLYMAACALAFERNRIGVNQVLAVRTPESGSSGLRLRTRTWHA
- a CDS encoding ABC transporter permease, producing MFRTALRNVLAHKARLLMTVLAVMLGVAFVSGTLVFTNTVSDAYQKSSAKGFDQVDVAVQPKYQDSKGDQVGKLSDLTQGVLDKAAKVPGAASATGVVSGFTAVADKDGKLVGGDWQSNGGNYWSTKDARYPLVSGHAPRGAGEVLLDSRTAERAGYRVGDTVRLSVNGPVLTPTLAGIFTTDDGNVSAGGSLALFDTPTAQKLFDKAGTYDEIDVKAAAGTSQSALKAELDKALPAHLVETTTGKQLADDQAKQIAASMSGLKQALLVFAGIALFVGTFIIANTFTMLVAQRTRELALLRAVGASRRQVTRSVLIEAFAVGAVAGVAGLAAGVGIGAGLRSLLGSFGASVPDGPLVITPGTVMSALAVGILITMLAAWLPARRAAKIPPVAAMSSVHAKATTKSLVLRNTFGALFAGAGIAVVLAATTMSADSAQAPMGIGAVLLIIGVFILTPLLSRPLIAAAAPVLRVFGVSGKLARQNSVRNPRRTAATASALMIGLTLITGMTVMAGSLQTAIDKMASSSLRADYVVSMTNGDPLSPDVAKKIAATDGVTDSSPLRRAVSRIDGSNEVLTGVNGSAIGALTHLEMEQGTFEVSGSRVTVDEDTAKSHGWKAGSVFTVRYEDGKRQKLTVAGVYKGNEMFKEILVDNKALTPHLPHPTDSDVMVKTAGGASSATKDRLVKALDSNPAIRVQDKQDISNAIAKIFTTMLNMLYGLLGMAVIVAVLGVINTLAMSVFERSQEIGMLRAIGLDRKAVKRMVRLESLVISLFGGVLGVGLGVFFGWAAGQLLGTKMPTYELVLPWGRMAVFLLLAGAVGVLAALWPARRAARLNMLTAIKAE
- a CDS encoding ABC transporter ATP-binding protein encodes the protein MTTTPTAGRTTAVAARATELSKIYGQGETRVVALDRVSVDFRQAEFTAIMGPSGSGKSTLMHCVAGLDTFSSGSVRIGDTELGSLKDKQLTKLRRDKIGFIFQAFNLLPTLTALENITLPMDIAGRKADKQWLDQVIQMVGLSRRLSHRPSQLSGGQQQRVAVARALASKPDIIFGDEPTGNLDSRSGAEVLGFLRNSVRELGQTVVMVTHDPVAAAYADRVVFLADGRIVDEIHGPTADAVLDTMKQFDAKGRTS